A DNA window from Anas acuta chromosome 4, bAnaAcu1.1, whole genome shotgun sequence contains the following coding sequences:
- the RASL11B gene encoding ras-like protein family member 11B, with protein MRLTQGMCSIAECAAPGGDGPAARPRLVKIAVVGGSGVGKTALVVRFLTRRFIGDYERNAGNLYSRHIQIDGEMLAIQVQDTPGVQIHEHSLDCNEQLNRCIRWADALVIVFSITDYKSYELLSHLYHHVRQLHPGNTVPVVIVANKADLLHVKEVEPQHGLQLANMLGCTFYEVSVSENYNDVFNAFHVLCREVSKQQTTSTPERRRTSLIPRPKSPNMQDLKRRFKQALSAKVRTVTSV; from the exons ATGCGCCTGACGCAGGGCATGTGCAGCATCGCCGAGTGCGCCGCGCCCGGCGgggacggccccgccgcccggccTCGCCTCGTCAAGATCGCCGTGGTGGGGGGCAGCGGCGTGGGCAAGACAG CGCTCGTGGTGCGGTTCCTGACGCGGCGCTTCATCGGGGACTACGAGAGGAACGCAG GTAACCTCTACAGCAGGCACATCCAGATAGATGGGGAGATGTTGGCGATCCAAGTGCAGGACACCCCAGGAGTTCAG ATCCATGAGCACAGTCTGGATTGTAACGAGCAGTTGAACCGATGCATTCGCTGGGCAGACGCCCTGGTGATTGTCTTCTCCATCACAGATTATAAGAGCTATGAACTCCTCAGTCACCTTTACCATCACGTTCGACAGCTGCACCCAGGAAACACCGTCCCCGTTGTCATCGTAGCAAACAAAGCTGATCTCCTGCATGTTAAAGAGGTGGAGCCTCAGCATGGACTTCAGCTGGCCAACATGCTGGGCTGTACTTTCTACGAAGTATCTGTCAGTGAAAACTACAACGATGTCTTCAATGCCTTCCACGTCCTCTGCAGAGAAGTCAGCAAGCAGCAAACCACCAGCACCCCCGAGAGAAGGAGAACCTCTCTTATTCCACGGCCAAAATCGCCCAACATGCAGGATCTGAAGAGAAGGTTTAAGCAAGCTCTGTCTGCCAAAGTGAGGACTGTCACTTCTGTGTGA